In Bremerella alba, one genomic interval encodes:
- a CDS encoding phytoene desaturase family protein → MASGGGHYDCVVIGAGHNGLITAAYLAKSGKKVAVLERRHVLGGCSTSEQLWPGYKVSTASYVVSLLLPEIIRDLKLKQNGLKILPRDPASFTPTDDGRYLLLGHDVDSNAQQIAKFSKHDAENYPKYNQLLERIAAVVEPILMKTAPDPLPMPKDWRNVSLTKRIRDTSRLWKFYQSFGKLEGEIPEAIELLSGAARPILERWFESEPLRATLATDAIIGAFASISAPGTAYVLLHHVMGEAGGKRGVWGFVEGGMGGIAASLAKTCEELGVTIVREAPVEKILSSESKIQGVQLEDGTTYEAKVVASSVDANLTFRKFLSPDQLPADFLRAISNIDYGSASAKINLALAEPPQFTAYPESGLSPIHRGTMHISPTMDYLERAYDDAKYGRASEEPILEMTMPTSVDKTIAPEGKHILSIFVQYAPYHLRDAHWDDIKESFADRCIAKIGQYAPNVPGAVLHRQVLSPLDLERVYGLTGGNIMQGAMNFNQLFAMRPIPGWADHRTPVKGLYLCGAASHPGGGVMGACGKNAAVEILRDY, encoded by the coding sequence ATGGCATCCGGTGGCGGGCACTATGATTGCGTTGTAATTGGCGCAGGGCACAATGGCTTAATTACCGCTGCGTATCTGGCCAAATCCGGCAAAAAAGTCGCCGTGCTCGAACGGCGGCATGTCCTGGGTGGCTGCTCGACCAGTGAGCAGCTGTGGCCCGGCTATAAGGTCTCGACCGCATCTTACGTGGTCAGCCTGCTTCTGCCAGAGATTATCCGCGACCTGAAGCTGAAGCAAAACGGTCTGAAGATTCTGCCGCGCGATCCGGCCTCGTTCACGCCTACCGACGACGGACGGTACTTGCTGCTGGGGCATGATGTCGATTCCAACGCCCAGCAGATCGCCAAGTTCAGCAAGCACGATGCCGAGAATTATCCGAAGTACAACCAATTGTTGGAACGCATTGCGGCGGTCGTCGAACCCATCCTGATGAAGACAGCCCCCGATCCGCTGCCGATGCCTAAAGATTGGCGGAATGTCTCGCTGACCAAACGAATTCGTGATACCTCGCGTCTGTGGAAATTCTACCAGAGCTTTGGCAAGCTCGAGGGAGAAATCCCCGAAGCGATCGAGCTTCTCTCCGGAGCTGCCCGGCCGATCTTGGAACGGTGGTTTGAAAGCGAACCGCTGCGGGCCACCCTCGCGACCGACGCGATCATCGGCGCGTTCGCCTCGATCTCGGCACCTGGCACCGCCTATGTATTGCTGCATCACGTGATGGGGGAAGCAGGCGGCAAAAGGGGCGTGTGGGGGTTCGTCGAAGGAGGCATGGGAGGGATCGCTGCATCGCTTGCCAAGACATGCGAAGAACTGGGGGTAACCATCGTCCGCGAAGCACCTGTCGAAAAAATCCTCAGCAGCGAAAGCAAGATCCAAGGGGTTCAACTCGAAGATGGAACCACTTACGAAGCCAAGGTGGTGGCTTCGAGCGTGGACGCCAATCTGACATTTCGCAAGTTCCTTTCGCCAGACCAGTTGCCGGCAGACTTCCTGCGTGCCATCTCGAACATCGATTACGGTTCCGCTTCGGCCAAAATCAATTTAGCATTGGCCGAACCGCCTCAATTTACAGCCTATCCCGAGTCGGGCCTCAGTCCGATTCATCGCGGGACGATGCATATCTCTCCCACGATGGACTATCTCGAACGGGCCTACGACGACGCCAAGTATGGCAGGGCAAGCGAAGAACCGATCCTCGAAATGACGATGCCCACCTCAGTCGACAAAACAATTGCTCCAGAGGGGAAACATATCCTGTCGATCTTCGTCCAGTACGCGCCCTACCATCTGCGGGATGCCCACTGGGACGATATCAAAGAGTCGTTTGCCGATCGCTGCATTGCCAAGATTGGGCAGTACGCCCCGAACGTACCGGGGGCCGTATTGCATCGCCAGGTGCTCTCGCCGCTGGACCTCGAACGCGTTTACGGGCTGACCGGTGGTAACATCATGCAGGGCGCGATGAACTTCAATCAGCTCTTCGCCATGCGTCCCATTCCAGGCTGGGCCGATCATCGCACGCCGGTGAAGGGGCTCTACTTGTGCGGCGCAGCAAGCCACCCCGGCGGCGGCGTGATGGGAGCATGCGGCAAGAATGCCGCCGTCGAGATTCTACGCGACTACTAA
- the bufB gene encoding MNIO family bufferin maturase, which translates to MPQPRLGHENLGLGVGLRAPHFTHILKHWPAVDWFEIISENFIDSQGRPRYVLDQIAERYPIVMHGVSLSIGSTDSLDFDYLAKLKSLSQAIGAKWVSDHVCWTGVSGQNTHDLLPIPYNEETLQHVAQRVRQVQDFLERPLILEDPSSYITFAASTMSEWEFLTALTIETGCGLLLDVNNVYVSAVNHDFDPVQYIENLPWESIVQFHLAGHTNMGDYCIDTHDGHVIDPVWKLYRLAHERTGGVSTLLEWDANIPDFPTLHAEVLKAKKFIQGETIVVEESTDASHAAVPHPAHRIEHEVN; encoded by the coding sequence ATGCCACAGCCGCGGCTTGGCCACGAAAATTTGGGATTGGGGGTCGGACTGCGTGCCCCCCATTTCACGCATATTTTAAAGCACTGGCCTGCGGTCGACTGGTTCGAGATCATCTCCGAGAACTTCATCGACTCGCAGGGCCGGCCCAGGTATGTCTTGGATCAGATTGCCGAGCGATACCCGATTGTGATGCACGGTGTGTCTCTCTCGATCGGCAGCACCGATTCGCTCGACTTCGATTATCTTGCGAAGCTAAAGTCTCTCTCCCAGGCGATTGGTGCCAAGTGGGTTTCGGATCACGTTTGCTGGACAGGCGTTTCCGGCCAAAACACGCACGACCTCTTGCCGATTCCTTACAACGAGGAAACACTCCAGCACGTCGCTCAGCGTGTTCGTCAGGTGCAAGATTTCCTCGAACGCCCGCTGATCCTGGAAGATCCCAGCAGTTATATCACCTTCGCCGCATCGACGATGAGCGAGTGGGAGTTTCTGACCGCGCTGACCATAGAGACCGGCTGCGGGCTACTGCTCGATGTAAACAACGTGTACGTTTCAGCCGTCAATCACGACTTCGATCCGGTGCAGTACATCGAGAACCTTCCCTGGGAGAGCATCGTTCAGTTTCATCTGGCTGGGCACACCAACATGGGCGACTACTGCATTGATACGCACGACGGCCATGTCATCGACCCGGTTTGGAAACTCTATCGCTTGGCCCACGAGCGAACCGGTGGTGTTTCTACGCTTTTGGAATGGGACGCTAATATCCCTGATTTTCCCACGCTGCATGCCGAGGTCCTCAAGGCGAAGAAGTTTATCCAGGGGGAAACGATTGTCGTCGAAGAATCGACCGACGCCAGCCACGCGGCCGTTCCCCACCCTGCGCATCGTATCGAGCACGAAGTGAACTAG
- a CDS encoding DUF3419 family protein, which yields MALVSWVRGRVFNFVHRNNLVYNTCWEDPRLDRVALEIQPHHNVMVITSAGCNALDYVLAGANHVYAVDMNPRQNALLDLKKAGIQNLEYEDFFSMFGKGQLLDFKDTYKSKLRNSLPEWSRSYWDRKIKYFRPRKKRSFYFRGTSGAFAKVVNMYVENVLRMRPQVLDLLDAKTLEEQREIFEVIDRKLWTGPLKFAMSRDTTWSLVGVPRAQREHLEKQYSNGIVDFVQDNMRAVFAELPIQDNYFWRVYVTGQYTEDCCPEYLKPDNFQKLKDGLVHKVSTHTDSVQHFLEKHDGHPIHRLVLLDHQDWLTDKLYFALVNEWQAIANRMEGEDDTRIIWRTGGLNTDFIDEVEITHQGQKKQVGELLTYNQQLAEELHVKDRVHTYGAFRIADIAA from the coding sequence ATGGCATTGGTTAGCTGGGTTCGAGGTCGTGTTTTTAACTTCGTTCACCGTAACAACTTAGTGTACAATACCTGCTGGGAAGACCCTCGCTTAGATCGGGTCGCCCTGGAGATTCAACCCCATCACAATGTGATGGTGATCACGTCGGCAGGCTGCAATGCGCTAGATTATGTTCTGGCCGGAGCCAACCATGTCTATGCCGTCGATATGAATCCACGGCAAAATGCGCTTTTGGATCTCAAGAAAGCGGGAATCCAGAATTTGGAGTATGAAGACTTCTTCTCCATGTTCGGGAAAGGCCAGTTGCTCGACTTCAAGGACACCTACAAGTCGAAACTGCGAAATTCGCTGCCGGAATGGTCACGCAGTTATTGGGATCGGAAGATCAAGTACTTCCGTCCTCGCAAGAAGCGAAGCTTCTACTTCCGTGGGACATCCGGAGCGTTCGCCAAGGTGGTGAACATGTATGTCGAGAATGTCCTGCGAATGCGACCGCAAGTTCTCGATTTGCTGGATGCCAAAACTCTGGAAGAGCAACGTGAGATCTTTGAGGTCATCGACCGAAAGTTGTGGACCGGGCCTCTCAAGTTTGCGATGAGCCGGGACACCACCTGGAGCTTGGTCGGGGTGCCTCGTGCCCAACGCGAGCATCTCGAGAAGCAGTACTCCAACGGTATCGTGGACTTCGTGCAAGACAACATGCGGGCCGTCTTCGCTGAACTTCCAATCCAGGACAACTACTTCTGGCGTGTATACGTGACGGGGCAATACACCGAAGATTGCTGTCCCGAATATCTCAAGCCAGATAACTTTCAGAAATTGAAGGACGGCTTGGTGCACAAGGTCAGCACGCATACCGATTCGGTGCAGCACTTCCTCGAGAAGCATGACGGGCACCCAATTCATCGTTTGGTGCTGTTGGATCATCAAGACTGGCTGACCGACAAACTTTACTTCGCCCTGGTCAACGAATGGCAGGCCATTGCCAATCGAATGGAAGGGGAAGACGATACCCGCATTATCTGGCGAACAGGCGGCCTGAACACCGATTTTATCGATGAAGTCGAGATCACTCATCAAGGTCAGAAGAAGCAGGTCGGCGAATTGCTGACCTATAACCAGCAACTGGCTGAAGAGCTTCACGTCAAAGATCGCGTGCACACCTACGGGGCGTTCCGAATCGCGGATATCGCTGCCTAA
- a CDS encoding class I SAM-dependent methyltransferase: MSLASDLKVLYHLAVKPVKGDNHAQRLDSFYSGQAGAYDDFRKRLLKGREEMYRSIEPPQDAVWVDMGGGTGSNLEFIADRIGNLKQAYVVDLASSLLKVCDDRIKQRGWSNVKTVEADATAWTPDEGYADVVTFSYSLTMIPDWFAAMENALRILKPGGTIGVVDFYVSRKFPDESLKRHPWFTRSFWPVWFASDNVFPSRDHVPYLQRHFETTNLEENRAKVPYLLWFKTPYYIFTGTKREA, from the coding sequence ATGAGTCTGGCTTCGGATCTGAAAGTCTTGTATCACCTTGCCGTGAAGCCGGTGAAAGGGGACAACCACGCCCAGCGGCTTGATAGCTTTTACAGCGGTCAGGCCGGCGCGTACGATGACTTTCGCAAACGCCTGCTCAAAGGGCGGGAAGAGATGTACCGTTCGATCGAGCCACCGCAAGATGCCGTGTGGGTCGACATGGGAGGCGGGACCGGCTCGAATCTCGAGTTCATCGCGGATCGTATCGGCAACCTGAAGCAGGCCTATGTGGTTGATCTGGCTTCGTCTCTTTTGAAGGTATGCGACGATCGCATCAAGCAGCGCGGTTGGAGCAACGTGAAAACGGTGGAAGCAGACGCTACTGCCTGGACACCAGACGAAGGGTACGCCGACGTAGTAACGTTCTCTTACTCGCTGACGATGATCCCCGATTGGTTCGCGGCGATGGAAAATGCTTTACGGATTTTGAAGCCGGGTGGCACGATCGGTGTGGTCGATTTCTACGTTTCGCGTAAATTCCCCGACGAGTCGCTCAAGCGTCATCCGTGGTTCACACGTAGTTTCTGGCCGGTTTGGTTTGCGTCGGACAATGTCTTTCCGTCGCGCGATCATGTCCCCTATTTGCAGCGGCACTTTGAAACCACCAACTTGGAAGAGAACCGCGCCAAGGTTCCTTACCTGTTATGGTTTAAGACACCGTATTACATCTTTACCGGCACAAAACGCGAGGCGTAG
- a CDS encoding DUF1559 family PulG-like putative transporter yields MIWANSTRLASFIFVAVLCFAVTGCGGCGGDSPASKLAKFKLSRGNNEPKPAPAKKPVEKPAPASPAEKKSPAATPTPESKPAATTAPTPEAKPAEQPTAPPTETVATLPETPANQIAGARDRFAILEGFKLQPVQGERAQTKARSKAVLHILGKALAQQIADNSTIPASAPTDKQGRQLLSWRVHLLPYLGYADLYSKFNLEEAWDSPHNIKLAAEKPYAFMTPEINDDRTNFVLLTGPTCAAQERRANPLSALSPRGLHNSVVVVEVANPANRVVWTKPADLPFDPSEPSQGIAGWADNHFCAITGDGVVHDFPVISNDHLNRLFVVSNPIQLSEVASSSPQIQPQGTSNTNATSEISMTSTEPLAAPISRNDFDPTKLPLPSHVEIDSAALELRRLFQSEAREADQDKKKEEIAKKLLQHAEYLQNDPAKQCAALQIAYRFAILAKNPVLLKNAFDKLQERFQVDSFSSDLYTVRFGAENLQKIPAHELPEFRAVAKSILERAEQENNFQAMDELIQIGTRFAASQSDQKNLAELEQLKERLKASRKAYDSIQARFLSLQVPSLDEEGNLMVGKFWCVHRNQWDKGFEFLLRGNDVRFEHLAETERTSPIDPRIQFKIAEGWWDIGISSPPGAERNKFLGRAAQWYKKADSNMQDSIEKVTSQQRLQEFARLTGVKEIPAMN; encoded by the coding sequence ATGATTTGGGCAAATTCGACGCGTTTGGCCTCGTTTATTTTTGTTGCGGTTCTTTGCTTTGCCGTTACCGGCTGTGGCGGTTGCGGGGGTGATTCGCCGGCGAGCAAACTAGCCAAATTTAAACTTTCTCGTGGTAACAACGAACCTAAACCCGCCCCAGCTAAGAAGCCTGTGGAAAAGCCTGCCCCAGCATCACCGGCCGAAAAAAAGTCGCCTGCTGCGACACCCACTCCCGAGTCCAAGCCTGCTGCGACAACCGCGCCGACACCTGAGGCTAAACCTGCCGAGCAGCCAACGGCACCTCCGACAGAAACAGTTGCGACTCTTCCGGAGACACCTGCCAATCAAATCGCAGGGGCACGTGATCGTTTCGCTATCCTGGAAGGGTTTAAGCTACAGCCAGTTCAAGGAGAGCGAGCTCAAACCAAAGCACGGTCGAAGGCCGTCTTGCACATTCTTGGCAAAGCATTGGCCCAGCAAATCGCAGACAATAGCACGATCCCTGCGTCGGCTCCCACCGACAAGCAAGGGCGTCAATTGCTGAGTTGGCGAGTGCACCTTCTTCCCTACCTCGGCTATGCCGACCTATACAGCAAATTCAATCTCGAAGAGGCGTGGGACAGCCCGCACAATATTAAACTCGCCGCTGAAAAACCTTATGCGTTCATGACACCAGAGATAAACGATGACCGGACGAATTTCGTGCTGTTGACCGGCCCGACATGTGCCGCCCAAGAGCGTCGAGCGAATCCGCTTAGCGCACTCAGCCCACGCGGCCTTCATAATTCGGTCGTCGTTGTTGAAGTCGCCAATCCCGCGAATCGAGTGGTTTGGACCAAACCCGCGGATCTGCCTTTTGATCCCTCAGAACCGTCCCAAGGAATCGCTGGTTGGGCAGACAACCATTTCTGTGCGATTACCGGAGATGGAGTCGTTCACGATTTTCCGGTGATCAGCAACGATCATCTCAATCGCCTTTTCGTGGTCAGCAATCCGATTCAGCTAAGTGAAGTCGCATCAAGCTCTCCGCAAATTCAGCCCCAAGGCACCTCCAATACTAACGCTACATCAGAAATTTCGATGACATCCACGGAGCCCCTAGCGGCTCCCATTTCACGAAATGACTTCGATCCGACTAAATTACCGTTACCATCACATGTTGAAATTGATAGCGCGGCGCTCGAACTGCGGCGCCTATTCCAAAGCGAAGCTCGCGAGGCAGATCAGGACAAGAAGAAAGAAGAGATCGCTAAAAAGCTGCTTCAACACGCTGAATATCTACAGAACGATCCTGCCAAGCAATGCGCGGCGTTGCAGATCGCGTATCGTTTTGCCATCCTGGCCAAGAATCCGGTACTGCTGAAGAACGCGTTCGACAAATTGCAAGAGAGGTTCCAGGTCGACAGCTTCAGCTCAGACCTATACACAGTGCGATTTGGTGCAGAGAACCTGCAAAAGATCCCGGCACACGAGCTACCCGAGTTTCGTGCAGTGGCCAAGTCGATCTTGGAGCGTGCCGAGCAAGAGAATAACTTCCAGGCCATGGACGAGTTGATTCAAATTGGCACCCGTTTCGCGGCAAGTCAAAGCGATCAAAAGAACCTTGCGGAATTAGAGCAGTTGAAGGAACGTCTCAAAGCTTCTCGCAAAGCTTACGATTCCATCCAAGCCCGCTTCCTGTCGTTACAAGTCCCTTCGCTCGACGAAGAGGGCAATCTGATGGTCGGCAAGTTTTGGTGTGTCCATCGCAATCAATGGGACAAGGGCTTCGAGTTTCTGCTTCGCGGCAACGATGTTCGCTTTGAACACCTGGCTGAAACCGAACGCACTTCTCCGATCGACCCACGAATCCAATTCAAGATCGCCGAAGGTTGGTGGGACATCGGGATTTCTAGCCCCCCCGGTGCCGAGCGTAATAAATTCCTCGGACGCGCTGCCCAGTGGTACAAGAAGGCAGACAGTAACATGCAAGATTCGATTGAAAAGGTTACCTCCCAGCAGCGTCTACAAGAATTTGCCCGCCTGACCGGGGTCAAGGAAATCCCCGCGATGAACTAG
- a CDS encoding aminotransferase class V-fold PLP-dependent enzyme yields MATFDVESQLDVKRIRADFPILHQVDEEQHPLVYLDNGASSQRPKSVIDCLSNVYQRYYANVHRGAHRLSGESTDLFEEARRAVQRFLGASSENEVIFTSGTTMGINLVARSWGDANITAGDEILVTEMEHHSNLVPWHQLAQRTGAKIRAIAVTEDGQLDLDSLPMLLTERTKIVAVAAVSNVLGTINPVAQITAAAHAVGAKVLVDAAQAVPHEAIDVGGWDADFVAFSGHKMLGPSGVGVLYGKQSLLEEMPPFLGGGSMIDTVEIDHFTPAMLPAKFEAGTPPIADAIAMIPAIEYLEQVGLARILQHEQALAAYAHQLLADVPGLKIYGPDVSKKAGIVSFTIEGLAASDIATFLDGRGIAVREGHHCTLPLHKKLGISASVRASFYLYNTQEEVEKLANAVKTTVKFFG; encoded by the coding sequence ATGGCCACTTTCGACGTGGAATCGCAATTGGATGTCAAGCGCATCCGAGCCGATTTCCCTATCCTGCATCAAGTTGACGAAGAACAGCATCCCCTCGTCTACCTAGACAACGGTGCCAGCAGCCAACGCCCTAAGTCGGTGATCGACTGTTTAAGTAATGTCTACCAAAGGTATTACGCGAATGTTCATCGAGGTGCCCATCGTCTGAGCGGAGAGTCGACCGATCTATTCGAAGAGGCACGTCGCGCCGTTCAGCGGTTTTTGGGGGCATCGTCGGAGAACGAGGTGATCTTCACCAGCGGGACCACCATGGGCATCAATCTGGTCGCTCGCAGTTGGGGGGATGCCAATATCACCGCAGGCGACGAGATTCTAGTAACCGAGATGGAGCACCACTCCAATCTCGTACCCTGGCATCAACTGGCCCAGAGAACCGGAGCGAAGATCCGTGCCATCGCGGTCACCGAAGACGGCCAGTTGGACCTCGATTCGCTTCCGATGCTTTTGACCGAACGGACCAAGATTGTCGCAGTCGCGGCAGTTTCTAACGTACTGGGGACCATCAACCCGGTCGCTCAGATCACTGCGGCAGCGCATGCCGTGGGAGCCAAGGTTCTGGTCGACGCGGCACAGGCAGTGCCGCACGAAGCGATCGACGTCGGTGGCTGGGATGCCGATTTTGTGGCATTCAGTGGCCACAAAATGTTGGGGCCGTCCGGCGTGGGCGTGCTGTATGGCAAGCAATCGCTGCTGGAAGAAATGCCACCGTTTTTGGGCGGGGGAAGCATGATCGATACGGTTGAGATCGATCATTTCACGCCTGCCATGTTGCCGGCGAAGTTTGAAGCCGGTACGCCGCCCATTGCCGATGCGATTGCAATGATTCCCGCGATTGAGTACCTGGAACAAGTCGGCTTGGCTCGCATTTTACAGCACGAGCAAGCGTTGGCCGCGTATGCTCACCAGTTGTTGGCCGATGTGCCAGGCCTGAAAATCTACGGGCCAGACGTCAGCAAGAAGGCCGGCATCGTTAGCTTTACGATCGAAGGCCTCGCCGCGAGTGACATCGCCACATTTCTAGATGGACGTGGGATTGCTGTGCGTGAGGGGCATCACTGCACGCTGCCGCTGCATAAGAAGTTGGGGATCAGTGCGAGTGTTCGGGCCAGTTTCTATCTGTACAACACGCAAGAAGAAGTCGAAAAACTAGCGAATGCCGTGAAAACGACCGTCAAATTTTTCGGTTAA
- a CDS encoding DinB family protein: protein MNAVAPILRLHEHRFWVTQNLRDACCQLSPEQLNQPHEIGQGTLWKTLCHLYAAEYVWLAALQGTDDAVAPGDVAGKLPGNQEGEGASTSLAALVERWQILDGLWRAYLDAIAPEDLDKTVFRKSTSSYQGQRIGSTAMDVLLHVATHAHYTTAQAVNMLRHSGLSDMPQSMLITLARSQSAT from the coding sequence ATGAATGCCGTAGCTCCCATCCTTCGTTTGCACGAACATCGATTCTGGGTAACCCAAAACCTGCGGGACGCCTGCTGCCAGCTAAGCCCGGAACAACTGAATCAGCCCCACGAAATAGGGCAAGGCACCCTCTGGAAAACGCTTTGCCATCTTTATGCTGCCGAATATGTTTGGCTGGCAGCCCTGCAAGGAACCGACGACGCCGTTGCCCCCGGCGATGTCGCGGGAAAGCTGCCTGGCAACCAAGAAGGGGAGGGGGCGTCGACGTCCCTTGCGGCTTTAGTCGAACGGTGGCAGATACTTGATGGGCTCTGGCGTGCTTATCTCGACGCGATTGCACCAGAAGATCTTGATAAAACCGTCTTCCGTAAGAGCACTAGTAGCTATCAGGGGCAACGCATTGGCTCGACAGCAATGGACGTCTTGCTGCACGTCGCGACGCATGCCCATTACACGACCGCCCAGGCCGTGAACATGCTGCGCCACAGTGGGCTATCCGACATGCCGCAATCGATGTTGATTACGCTCGCTCGCAGCCAATCTGCCACCTAA
- a CDS encoding fluoride efflux transporter FluC — MTKVILILTIAFFGALGALGRVYVGSFIQGYAPEFDTVKFPIGTLAVNVLGCLIFGFFGYLGHHLEILPAYWRTVLLSGFLGSFTTFSTFGFETVLLYENAPYGKVMFAAANVLLNVTLGVGAILLGLQLGRFWTGN; from the coding sequence ATGACTAAAGTTATCCTCATCCTGACGATCGCATTTTTCGGGGCCTTGGGTGCGTTAGGTCGCGTCTACGTAGGATCTTTCATCCAAGGCTATGCCCCTGAATTCGATACGGTAAAGTTCCCGATCGGAACCTTAGCCGTCAATGTGCTGGGGTGCCTGATATTCGGCTTTTTCGGTTACCTCGGTCACCACCTTGAAATTCTCCCAGCGTATTGGCGGACGGTTCTTCTTTCCGGGTTCCTGGGATCATTCACCACGTTTTCGACGTTTGGGTTTGAAACGGTCCTGCTCTACGAGAATGCCCCATACGGAAAAGTCATGTTCGCGGCCGCGAATGTCTTGTTAAACGTCACCCTGGGAGTAGGAGCGATCCTTCTTGGGCTGCAATTGGGGCGATTTTGGACGGGAAATTAG
- a CDS encoding HvfC/BufC N-terminal domain-containing protein, translating into MTDNKPNATNLPVLQKWLQSVITNVDGVVEGIDAPDAQRHISVDSSQIESVVTRSDRRTSIQRLEVYAHAYYARLVECLKSIYPLFAKTVGDELFDQFAIAYLQQYPSRSYTLNRLGSRFPDFLEETSPTQGIQELGFEDFLVGLAVAERSIDAIFDGPGVEQQEVMSPAQLEGISPTAFAEATFQMVPCLRLHSFPFPISDFITSIKQEAQAAIPEAAPSWLALSRQDYVVRRVPLTCWEYHLLSRLAEGQSVSQAIEGAVIEAGSSDDFPELLAAAFQKFTREQFFLAIDVSSERREC; encoded by the coding sequence ATGACTGACAACAAGCCGAACGCGACCAACTTACCGGTTCTTCAAAAATGGTTGCAGTCGGTGATTACGAATGTGGATGGGGTGGTCGAAGGGATCGATGCGCCCGATGCACAACGGCATATCTCGGTCGATTCATCGCAGATCGAATCGGTGGTGACCCGCAGCGACCGGCGGACCAGTATTCAGCGGCTGGAGGTGTACGCGCATGCCTACTATGCCCGCCTAGTGGAGTGTCTGAAGTCGATCTACCCGTTGTTTGCTAAGACCGTCGGGGACGAGCTATTCGATCAGTTCGCGATCGCCTACCTGCAACAGTATCCGTCGCGGTCGTACACGCTGAATCGACTGGGGAGTCGGTTTCCTGACTTTCTGGAAGAGACCAGTCCGACCCAAGGTATCCAAGAGTTAGGCTTTGAAGACTTTCTGGTAGGGCTTGCCGTGGCCGAGCGTTCCATCGACGCGATCTTCGATGGGCCAGGCGTAGAGCAGCAAGAGGTGATGTCGCCAGCCCAGTTGGAAGGCATCTCGCCGACAGCGTTCGCGGAGGCAACGTTCCAGATGGTGCCGTGCCTGAGACTGCACTCTTTTCCCTTCCCGATCAGTGACTTCATCACATCCATCAAACAAGAGGCCCAGGCAGCAATTCCAGAAGCCGCACCCAGTTGGCTCGCTTTGTCACGCCAAGACTATGTCGTCCGTCGCGTGCCTCTTACGTGTTGGGAATACCATCTTCTGTCGCGGCTTGCCGAAGGACAGAGCGTTTCCCAGGCAATCGAAGGCGCGGTGATCGAGGCCGGCTCGTCGGATGATTTCCCTGAATTGCTAGCAGCCGCTTTCCAAAAATTCACTCGCGAGCAGTTCTTTCTGGCAATTGATGTCTCTTCTGAGCGAAGAGAGTGCTAG